The following coding sequences lie in one Salmo salar chromosome ssa13, Ssal_v3.1, whole genome shotgun sequence genomic window:
- the mfsd2 gene encoding Major facilitator superfamily domain-containing protein 2 (The RefSeq protein has 1 substitution compared to this genomic sequence) has translation MAHTTVLSDGSQYENKNELVTTKDGNATLKARGIPFSRKISYAVGGMPYQMTANAKGFFLQIFLLDVVQMGAFYASLILFLGRAWDAITDPLVGYMVTKSGRTCIGKLIPWIVFSMPLGVLAYIMMWFTPQESMSPSSSFFWFFIWSCLFDAFMTCYHVPYSSLNMFLGGDQKDRDSATGYRMGMEVFATLAGATIQGQIVGVYHAKSAQDCSQLNYSEASLRNISSPLIQNFSSPLTDTLQNTRRAYVLAALVLGGIYFLCCVVLFLGVREQLAPLSTLDRIRMPYLAGMKMVVGHTPYVNLVFGFLFASLAFQMAQGNFALFCTHAAGLGAYFQHLVLILLTAATLSIPLWQTLLLRLGKKTTLYIGLCMYAPALVVIASIQSNLPVFIIMSIISGSSLSALYLLPWSMLPDVVDDFKVKNTTSTDLEPMFYSCYVFFNKFGGGMSVGISTLALHFAGYKPGACRQNPAVITALRVLFAPVPVVLLFIGLVLFYFYPINEERRCQIQRELQKAEKVDGFQVMEAVRL, from the exons ATGGCACATACCACGGTGCTCAGTGATGGGTCACAGTATGAGAACAAAAATGAGTTGGTTACAACGAAGGATGGAAACGCAACTCTG AAAGCCAGAGGCATTCCTTTCTCCAGGAAGATAAGTTATGCAGTTGGTGGCATGCCCTATCAGATGACGGCCAACGCAAAGGGATTCTTCTTGCAGATCTTCCTGCTGGATGTTGTACAG ATGGGGGCCTTCTATGCATCTCTCATCCTCTTCCTTGGCCGGGCATGGGATGCCATCACTGACCCTCTGGTGGGATATATGGTCACCAAGAGTGGTAGAACACGCATCGGCAAACTCATTCCCTG GATTGTGTTCTCCATGCCGCTGGGCGTCCTGGCCTACATCATGATGTGGTTCACACCTCAGGAGTCCATGTCTCCCTCCTCCAGTTTCTTCTGGTTCTTCATCTGGAGCTGCCTCTTTGATGCCTTCATGACT TGCTACCATGTCCCCTACTCCTCACTCAACATGTTCCTGGGGGGAGACCAGAAGGACAGAGACTCTGCCACCGGCTACA GAATGGGGATGGAGGTGTTTGCAACACTGGCGGGTGCAACCATTCAGGGTCAGATTGTGGGGGTGTACCATGCTAAGAGTGCACAAGACTGCAGCCAGCTGAACTACAGCGAGGCCTCCCTCCGTAACATCTCCTCGCCCCTAATCCAGAACTTTTCCTCGCCCCTCACTGATACCCTTCAGAACACG AGGAGAGCTTATGTGCTTGCTGCTTTAGTTTTGGGAGGaatctatttcctgtgttgtgttgtgctctTCCTGGGTGTGAGGGAGCAGTTGG CTCCTCTCAGTACACTGGACCGTATCCGTATGCCCTACCTGGCAGGTATGAAGATGGTGGTGGGACACACCCCCTACGTGAATCTCGTATTCGGGTTTCTCTTTGCCTCGCTTGCCTTCCAG ATGGCTCAAGGAAACTTCGCCCTCTTCTGTACCCATGCTGCAGGCCTGGGGGCCTACTTCCAACACCTCGTCCTTATCCTGCTA ACAGCTGCCACATTGTCCATCCCTCTGTGGCAGACATTGCTTTTGAGACTGGGGAAGAAGACAACGCTGTACATAGGACTCTGT ATGTATGCACCAGCCCTTGTGGTCATTGCGTCCATACAGAGCAACCTGCCTGTCTTCATCATTATGTCCATCATATCTGGGTCTAGTCTATCGGCACTCTACCTGCTGCCCTG GTCTATGCTGCCAGATGTAGTTGATGACTTCAAGGTGAAGAATACCACCAGTACAGACCTGGAGCCCATGTTTTACTCCTGCTATGTTTTCTTCAACAAGTTTGGAGGGGGGATGTCTGTGGGCATCTCTACTCTGGCATTACA CTTTGCAGGGTATAAGCCTGGGGCCTGCAGGCAGAACCCAGCTGTGATCACAGCGTTGCGGGTCCTATTCGCCCCTGTGCCCGTCGTCCTCCTCTTCATTGGTCTGGTGCTGTTTTATTTCTACCCCATCAATGAGGAGCGGCGCTGCCAGATCCAGCGGGAACTGCAGAAAGCAGA GAAAGTGGATGGATTCCAAGTAATGGAGGCAGTACGATTGTAG
- the LOC106566440 gene encoding peptidyl-prolyl cis-trans isomerase FKBP1A: protein MGVEIETITPGDGRTFPKKGQTCVVHYVGSLTDGRKFDSSRDRDKPFRFKIGKQEVIRGWEEGVVQMSVGQRAKLTCSPDFAYGAKGHPGIIPPNATLIFDVELLSLE, encoded by the exons ATGGGAGTAGAAATTGAGACAATAACCCCGGGCGATG GAAGAACCTTCCCTAAAAAAGGACAGACGTGTGTGGTGCATTATGTTG GCTCCCTGACGGATGGACGCAAGTTTGACTCCTCCCGTGACAGGGACAAGCCCTTCAGGTTTAAAATAGGAAAACAGGAAGTGATCCGTGGCTGGGAAGAGGGAGTCGTGCAG ATGAGTGTTGGTCAGAGAGCCAAGCTGACCTGCTCGCCTGACTTTGCCTACGGGGCAAAGGGCCACCCGGGGATCATTCCACCCAACGCCACCCTTATCTTTGATGTTGAGCTACTGAGCCTTGAATga